A window of Psychroflexus sp. ALD_RP9 contains these coding sequences:
- a CDS encoding UDP-3-O-(3-hydroxymyristoyl)glucosamine N-acyltransferase: protein MKFPKPYALKSIADILDCSYVGEDDYQVYGANEIHVVEKGDIVFVDHPKYYDKALNSAASVILINKEVACPDGKALLISKDPFTDFNKLTSFFKPFKPSTQSISSSATIDNTAVIQPNVFIGNNVKIGKNCIIHSNVSIYDDSEIGNNVIIHSGSVIGADAFYYKNRPEAYDKLKSGGNVVIENDVEIGALSTIDKGVSGSTLIKKGTKIDNLVQIGHDTVIGEKVLIAAHTGIAGCCIIEKNVTIWGQVGISSGLSIGESAIILAQSGVSKNLAAHKTYFGTPASDIKKKYREMAHIANLPNLAKQLKDVTRIK, encoded by the coding sequence ATGAAGTTTCCAAAACCCTACGCATTAAAATCAATTGCTGATATTCTTGATTGTTCTTATGTCGGTGAAGATGATTATCAAGTTTATGGTGCAAATGAGATTCACGTTGTAGAAAAAGGTGATATTGTTTTTGTAGATCACCCTAAGTATTATGATAAAGCTTTAAATTCGGCTGCAAGTGTTATTTTGATTAATAAAGAAGTTGCTTGCCCTGATGGAAAAGCTTTATTGATTTCTAAGGATCCATTTACTGATTTTAATAAACTTACTTCTTTTTTTAAACCCTTTAAACCTTCAACTCAGTCTATTTCATCTTCAGCAACTATCGATAATACAGCTGTTATTCAGCCTAATGTTTTTATTGGGAATAATGTGAAAATTGGTAAAAACTGCATTATTCATTCTAATGTTTCAATCTATGATGATTCTGAAATTGGTAACAACGTCATTATTCACAGTGGTTCTGTTATTGGTGCTGATGCTTTTTATTATAAAAATAGGCCAGAAGCCTATGATAAATTAAAATCTGGCGGGAATGTTGTTATTGAAAATGATGTCGAAATTGGTGCTTTATCAACAATTGACAAAGGTGTTTCAGGATCAACTTTAATTAAAAAAGGTACTAAAATAGATAATTTAGTACAAATTGGCCACGATACAGTAATTGGTGAAAAAGTGCTGATTGCCGCACACACAGGAATAGCAGGCTGTTGTATTATAGAAAAAAACGTCACAATATGGGGACAAGTCGGAATTTCAAGCGGACTTAGCATCGGTGAAAGTGCAATCATATTAGCACAATCAGGAGTTTCTAAAAATCTTGCTGCTCACAAAACCTATTTTGGTACACCAGCAAGTGATATCAAAAAGAAATATAGAGAGATGGCACATATTGCCAATTTACCTAACCTCGCAAAACAACTTAAAGATGTTACAAGAATCAAATAA
- the sucD gene encoding succinate--CoA ligase subunit alpha: protein MSVLVNKNSKIIVQGFTGSEGTFHAGQMIDYGTNVVGGVTPGKGGTEHLGKPVFNTVSDAVEKAGADTSIIFVPPAFAADAIMEAADAGIKVIIAITEGIPVSDMIKASNYIKDKDCRLIGPNCPGVITPEEAKVGIMPGFVFKKGKVGIVSKSGTLTYEAADQVVKEGLGITTAIGIGGDPIIGTTTKDAVELLVNDPETECVVMIGEIGGQLEAEAANWYKNSGSKKPVVGFIAGETAPAGRTMGHAGAIVGGSEDTAQAKKEILKDCGIHVVNSPAEIGKKVSEVLG from the coding sequence ATGAGCGTTTTAGTAAATAAAAATTCAAAAATTATTGTTCAAGGTTTTACTGGTAGTGAAGGTACCTTTCATGCTGGTCAAATGATAGACTATGGCACTAATGTAGTTGGCGGTGTGACGCCAGGAAAAGGTGGCACTGAACATTTAGGCAAACCTGTTTTCAACACAGTTTCAGATGCTGTTGAAAAAGCTGGAGCCGATACATCAATTATATTTGTTCCACCAGCTTTTGCTGCCGATGCAATAATGGAAGCAGCCGATGCTGGAATCAAGGTTATTATTGCAATCACCGAAGGTATCCCAGTTTCAGATATGATTAAAGCCTCAAACTATATAAAAGATAAAGATTGTCGTTTAATCGGACCTAACTGTCCTGGTGTAATTACACCAGAAGAAGCTAAAGTTGGTATTATGCCTGGCTTTGTTTTCAAAAAAGGTAAAGTTGGTATTGTTTCAAAATCAGGAACTTTAACTTATGAAGCTGCTGACCAAGTGGTAAAAGAAGGTTTAGGTATTACAACAGCCATTGGTATTGGTGGTGACCCAATTATAGGAACAACAACTAAAGATGCCGTTGAGCTTTTAGTAAACGATCCAGAGACTGAATGCGTAGTAATGATTGGTGAAATTGGTGGTCAGTTAGAAGCCGAAGCTGCAAACTGGTACAAAAACAGTGGTAGCAAAAAGCCTGTTGTTGGTTTTATTGCTGGAGAAACTGCTCCAGCTGGACGTACAATGGGTCATGCTGGTGCTATTGTTGGCGGCAGTGAAGATACAGCTCAAGCCAAAAAAGAAATTTTAAAAGATTGCGGGATTCACGTTGTTAACTCACCTGCTGAAATCGGTAAAAAAGTTAGTGAAGTACTAGGCTAA
- a CDS encoding nuclear transport factor 2 family protein encodes MLQESNKVVDFLESDYFKNSDVLKQYFHEDAIIHWRSSEAFYELDLKGFGDLTTKMGKSFLNMTAEFHDIITTDHAVVTHFTYFVESIESEELHALAHFMAIWKLEDAKISKAEIMSMPAEDEIEVKKQI; translated from the coding sequence ATGTTACAAGAATCAAATAAAGTAGTCGATTTTTTAGAATCTGATTATTTTAAAAATAGTGATGTTTTAAAACAATATTTTCATGAAGATGCCATCATTCACTGGCGAAGTTCTGAGGCATTTTATGAATTAGATTTAAAAGGATTTGGTGATTTAACCACAAAAATGGGCAAATCATTTTTAAATATGACAGCCGAATTTCATGACATCATCACAACTGACCATGCTGTTGTTACACATTTTACCTATTTTGTTGAATCTATTGAATCTGAAGAGCTGCATGCTTTAGCACATTTCATGGCTATTTGGAAATTAGAAGATGCTAAGATTTCAAAAGCTGAAATCATGAGTATGCCAGCCGAAGATGAAATTGAAGTTAAAAAACAAATTTGA
- the fabG gene encoding 3-oxoacyl-[acyl-carrier-protein] reductase encodes MKLLENKNVIITGGSRGIGKGIAEVFAQHGANVAFTYNSSSNAAETLVKELESFGIQAKAYQSDASNFDQAQQLAADVIKDFGSIDVLINNAGITKDNLLMRMSEEDFNKVIEVNLNSVFNLTKAVLRPMLKQRHGSIINMSSVVGIKGNAGQANYSASKAGIIGFSKSVALELGSRNIRSNVIAPGFIETEMTAKLDETTVDQWRQAIPLKRGGTPTDIANACVFLASDMSNYITGQTLSVDGGMLT; translated from the coding sequence ATGAAATTATTAGAAAATAAAAACGTCATAATTACTGGCGGAAGCCGAGGAATTGGTAAAGGTATCGCTGAAGTTTTTGCTCAACATGGCGCTAATGTTGCCTTTACTTATAATTCATCTTCAAATGCAGCTGAGACATTAGTTAAAGAATTAGAGAGTTTTGGGATTCAAGCTAAAGCATACCAATCTGATGCTTCAAATTTTGATCAAGCACAGCAGTTGGCAGCCGATGTAATAAAAGATTTTGGAAGTATTGATGTTTTAATAAATAATGCAGGGATTACTAAGGACAATCTTCTTATGCGTATGTCTGAAGAAGACTTTAATAAAGTTATTGAAGTTAATTTAAATTCTGTATTTAACCTTACCAAAGCAGTTTTACGACCTATGTTAAAGCAGCGTCATGGAAGCATTATTAACATGAGCTCAGTTGTAGGTATTAAAGGAAATGCAGGACAAGCTAATTATTCAGCCTCAAAAGCTGGTATTATTGGTTTCTCTAAATCAGTTGCTTTAGAATTAGGTTCAAGAAACATTAGATCTAACGTTATTGCACCAGGATTTATAGAAACTGAAATGACGGCTAAACTTGACGAAACAACAGTTGACCAATGGCGACAAGCTATTCCTTTAAAACGTGGTGGAACACCAACTGATATTGCAAATGCTTGTGTGTTTTTAGCAAGTGATATGAGTAACTACATCACAGGTCAAACTTTAAGTGTTGATGGTGGCATGTTAACTTAA
- the efp gene encoding elongation factor P, producing the protein MASTSDIRNGLCIRYNHDIYKIIEFLHVKPGKGPAFVRTKLKSVTTGKVVENTFSAGHKIDDVRVETHKYQFLYQEGEFYHFMHTDDYTQIRLVEAALDMPKLLKEGEVVSILINTEDDAPLSVDMPPHVELEVTHTEPGVKGNTATNATKPATVETGAEINVPLFINEGDKVKIETEKGTYKERVK; encoded by the coding sequence ATGGCATCTACAAGTGATATTCGAAATGGATTATGTATCAGATATAACCATGACATTTATAAAATAATTGAATTTTTGCATGTTAAACCAGGAAAAGGTCCTGCATTTGTAAGAACAAAATTAAAAAGTGTAACTACTGGAAAAGTAGTTGAAAATACATTTTCAGCAGGTCATAAAATCGATGATGTTAGAGTTGAGACACATAAGTATCAATTTTTGTATCAAGAAGGTGAGTTTTATCATTTTATGCATACTGATGACTATACACAAATTAGATTAGTTGAAGCAGCCCTAGATATGCCTAAGCTTTTGAAAGAAGGTGAAGTAGTATCGATATTAATTAATACTGAAGATGACGCACCTTTATCTGTAGATATGCCTCCACATGTAGAACTTGAGGTAACTCATACAGAGCCTGGCGTTAAAGGTAATACCGCAACTAATGCTACTAAACCAGCAACTGTAGAAACAGGAGCTGAAATTAATGTACCATTGTTTATTAATGAAGGTGATAAAGTTAAAATTGAAACTGAAAAAGGAACCTATAAAGAACGTGTGAAATAG